One segment of Onychomys torridus chromosome 3, mOncTor1.1, whole genome shotgun sequence DNA contains the following:
- the LOC118579712 gene encoding anionic trypsin-2-like produces the protein MNALLVLALVGAAVAFPVDDDDKIVGGYTCRENSVPYQVSLNSGYHFCGGSLINDQWVVSAAHCYKSRIQVRLGEHNINVLEGNEQFVNAAKSIRHPKFNSRTLDNDIMLIKLSSPVTLSARVATVALPTSCAPAGTRCLISGWGNTLSTGVNNPDLLQCLDAPLLSQATCEASYPGKITNNMVCAGFLEGGKDSCQGDSGGPVVCNGQLQGVVSWGYGCAQKNLPGVYTKVCNYVSWIKDTIAAN, from the exons ATGAATGCACTCCTGGTCCTGGCCCTTGTGGGAGCTGctg TTGCTTTTCctgttgatgatgatgacaaGATTGTTGGAGGATACACTTGCCGGGAGAATTCTGTGCCTTATCAGGTGTCTCTGAACTCTGGGTACCACTTTTGTGGAGGTTCCCTCATCAATGACCAATGGGTGGTGTCTGCAGCTCACTGCTACAAGAG CCGCATCCAAGTGAGACTGGGAGAGCACAACATCAATGTCCTTGAGGGCAATGAGCAGTTTGTCAATGCTGCCAAAAGCATCAGGCACCCCAAGTTCAATTCGAGGACCCTGGACAATGACATCATGCTGATCAAGCTATCTTCTCCTGTGACCCTCAGTGCCAGAGTGGCCACTGTAGCTCTGCCCACCTCCTGTGCACCTGCTGGCACTCGGTGCCTCATCTCTGGCTGGGGCAACACCCTCAGTACAGGTG TGAATAACCCAGACCTGCTCCAGTGCCTGGATGCCCCACTGCTTTCTCAGGCTACCTGTGAAGCCTCCTACCCTGGGAAAATCACCAACAACATGGTCTGTGCTGGCTTCCTTGAGGGAGGCAAGGATTCTTGCCAG GGTGACTCTGGTGGCCCTGTGGTCTGCAATGGACAACTTCAGGGCGTTGTCTCCTGGGGCTATGGCTGTGCCCAGAAGAACCTCCCTGGTGTGTACACCAAGGTCTGCAACTATGTGAGCTGGATTAAGGACACAATTGCTGCCAACTAG
- the LOC118579715 gene encoding anionic trypsin-2-like isoform X2, whose translation MSALLFLALVGVAVAVPFDDKIVGGYTCQKDSVPYQVSLNSGYHFCGGSLTNDQWVVSAAHCYKNRIQVRLGEHNINILEGNEHFVTVSKIIKHPDFDVKTLENDIMLIKLSSPVTLNARVATVALPTYCAPAGTQCLISGWGNTLSFGVNHPDLLQCLDAPLLPQIDCETSYPGRITNNMVCAGFLEGGKDSCQGDSGGPVVCNGELQGIVSWGYGCALKDNPGVYTRVCNYVDWIANTIAHN comes from the exons ATGAGTGCACTCCTTTTTCTGGCCCTTGTGGGAGTTGC aGTTGCTGTCCCTTTTGATGATAAGATCGTTGGAGGATACACCTGCCAGAAGGATTCTGTTCCTTACCAGGTGTCCCTGAACTCTGGCTACCACTTCTGTGGAGGTTCCCTCACCAATGATCAGTGGGTGGTGTCTGCAGCTCACTGCTATAAGAA CCGCATCCAAGTGAGGTTGGGAGAGCACAACATCAACATCCTTGAGGGCAATGAGCATTTTGTCACTGTTTCCAAGATCATCAAGCACCCCGACTTTGATGTGAAAACGCTGGAAAATGACATCATGCTGATCAAGCTCTCTTCCCCTGTGACCCTCAATGCCCGAGTGGCCACTGTAGCTCTGCCCACCTACTGTGCACCTGCTGGCACCCAGTGCCTCATCTCTGGCTGGGGCAATACCTTGAGCTTTGGTG TGAACCACCCAGACCTACTCCAGTGCCTGGATGCCCCACTGCTGCCTCAGATTGACTGTGAAACCTCCTACCCTGGAAGGATCACTAATAACATGGTCTGTGCTGGCTTCCTTGAGGGAGGCAAAGATTCGTGCCAG GGTGACTCTGGTGGCCCTGTGGTCTGCAATGGAGAGCTCCAGGGCATTGTCTCCTGGGGCTATGGCTGTGCCCTGAAGGACAACCCTGGTGTGTACACCAGGGTCTGCAACTATGTGGACTGGATTGCGAACACCATTGCTCATAACTAA
- the LOC118579715 gene encoding anionic trypsin-2-like isoform X1, translating to MSALLFLALVGVAPEFPVPFDDKIVGGYTCQKDSVPYQVSLNSGYHFCGGSLTNDQWVVSAAHCYKNRIQVRLGEHNINILEGNEHFVTVSKIIKHPDFDVKTLENDIMLIKLSSPVTLNARVATVALPTYCAPAGTQCLISGWGNTLSFGVNHPDLLQCLDAPLLPQIDCETSYPGRITNNMVCAGFLEGGKDSCQGDSGGPVVCNGELQGIVSWGYGCALKDNPGVYTRVCNYVDWIANTIAHN from the exons ATGAGTGCACTCCTTTTTCTGGCCCTTGTGGGAGTTGCTCCTGAGTTCC CTGTCCCTTTTGATGATAAGATCGTTGGAGGATACACCTGCCAGAAGGATTCTGTTCCTTACCAGGTGTCCCTGAACTCTGGCTACCACTTCTGTGGAGGTTCCCTCACCAATGATCAGTGGGTGGTGTCTGCAGCTCACTGCTATAAGAA CCGCATCCAAGTGAGGTTGGGAGAGCACAACATCAACATCCTTGAGGGCAATGAGCATTTTGTCACTGTTTCCAAGATCATCAAGCACCCCGACTTTGATGTGAAAACGCTGGAAAATGACATCATGCTGATCAAGCTCTCTTCCCCTGTGACCCTCAATGCCCGAGTGGCCACTGTAGCTCTGCCCACCTACTGTGCACCTGCTGGCACCCAGTGCCTCATCTCTGGCTGGGGCAATACCTTGAGCTTTGGTG TGAACCACCCAGACCTACTCCAGTGCCTGGATGCCCCACTGCTGCCTCAGATTGACTGTGAAACCTCCTACCCTGGAAGGATCACTAATAACATGGTCTGTGCTGGCTTCCTTGAGGGAGGCAAAGATTCGTGCCAG GGTGACTCTGGTGGCCCTGTGGTCTGCAATGGAGAGCTCCAGGGCATTGTCTCCTGGGGCTATGGCTGTGCCCTGAAGGACAACCCTGGTGTGTACACCAGGGTCTGCAACTATGTGGACTGGATTGCGAACACCATTGCTCATAACTAA